The genomic interval TTTTGCCTGAGCCATATCACCAATTTGAAATAACTGGCCCATCATAGGCATAAATACACCATCAACGAAAGCACCGGTTACGGTTGCAAACGCTGCGCCCATTACTAAACCTACTGCAATGTCAATAAGACTCCCTTGTATTGCAAATTTCTTGAATTCCTGTATCATAAATTAATATTTAAAGAAGCTTTTCAAAATCATCTTTAATTCAAATATAATGAAATTATGAAGCGGATAGTTCTCTTCTTATTTTGTTTAATGCAGAACCTTCTTGTACCCATTGAATTTGTTGCTGATTATAAGTATGTATTACTTCAAAATTTTCTTGAGTATGATCCGAGTGTTTCAGAATAACCGTAAATGTACTGGTTGGAGTCATATTCTGAAGACCTTGGATTTCAACAAGATCATCTTGACGAATTTTATCATAATCTTGAGGATTTAAAAATGTCAAAGCCAACATTCCTTGTTTTTTTAAATTGGTTTCGTGGATTCTGGCAAATGATTTTACGATCACTGCTTTTACACCCAAATATCTTGGCTCCATAGCTGCATGTTCCCGAGATGAACCTTCTCCGTAATTTTCTTCTCCAAATACCACAGTACCTATATTTTCTTTTTTGTAAAGTCTGGCAGAATCCGGAACTGCCATATATTCATTATTGGTTAAATTTAATACACGATTACTTTCTCCGTTATATGCATTCAAGGCACCAATAAAACAATTATTTGATATATTTTCTAGATGTCCTCTGAATTCAAGCCAGGGTCCGGCCATAGAGATATGATCGGTGGTACATTTTCCTTTGGCTTTAATCAGGATGCGCATTTCTTTTAATTCTGATTCTAGGATTGGCTCAAAAGGTGCTAATAATTGCAAGCGTTTACTTGTTGGATTTACAACAATCTGTACATTTTGCCCATCTGATGCGGGTGCTTGAAATCCTGCATCTTTCACTTCAAATCCAAAGACAGGAAGTTCAACGCCAATTGGTGGATCCAGTTTAACTAATTGACCCTCTTCATTTGTCAGATAATCTGTAATCGGGTTAAAGGTCAGGCTGCCAGCAATGGCTAATGCAGTCACAATTTCTGGAGATGCAACAAAAGCATGCGTACTTGAATTGCCATCATTCCGTTTAGAAAAATTTCGATTGAAAGAAGTGATAATTGAATTTTTTCGATTCGGGTCATCCATATGGCGTTTCCATTGACCAATACAGGGTCCGCAAGCATTCGCCAAGATGACACCACCCATTTTTTCAAACTGTTCTAATATAGCATCTCGTTCAACAGTATATCGGATAAGTTCAGAGCCTGGAGTAACGGTATATTCTGACTTCACTTTAAGTTTTTTACTTACAGCCTGCTGTGCTAGTGAAGCAGCTCTTGATAAATCTTCATAAGATGAATTGGTACAAGAGCCAATAAGTCCAACATCTAATTTTTCGGGATAATTATTTTCTCGTACAGCCTTTGCAAATTCAGACAATGGCCATGCTAAATCTGGTGTGTAGGGTCCGTTAATATGAGGTTCTAATGTATTTAAATCAATTTCGATGACCTGATCAAAATAATTTTCAGGATTTTCATAACATGCAGCATCTCCAGTAAGTTCCGTTGCGATCAAATCACATAAATCAGCAACTTCTTTTCTGCCAGTGCTTCGCAGATAACGACCCATAGATTCATCATAACCAAAGGTAGAAGTCGTTGCACCGATTTCAGCACCCATATTACAAATAGTCCCTTTTCCAGTGCAGGAAAGTGAACGGGCACCTTCACCAAAGTATTCTACTATAGCACCAGTACCACCTTTTACAGTTAAGATACCAGCTACTTTCAAAATGACATCTTTGGATGAGGTCCAACCAGATAATTTACCTTTCAAGTGAATTCCTATTAATTTAGGCATTTTTAGTTCCCAGGGCATTCCACTCATGACATCTACTGCATCTGCACCTCCAACGCCTATTGCAATCATTCCTAAGCCTCCTGCATTGGGAGTATGCGAATCTGTTCCGATCATCATTCCACCTGGAAATGCATAATTCTCTAAAACGATTTGATGGATAATTCCGGAACCAGGTTTCCAAAATCCAATGCCATATTTATTTGAAATAGATTCAAGAAATTTAAAAACTTCCTCATTTACAATATTCGAAGTTGCTAAATCATTACTTGCCCCATGTTCTGCAAGGATTAGGTGATCGCAATGAACAGTCGTTGGTACGGATGTTCTGGACTTGCCACAGGTCATAAATTGGAGTAAGGCCATTTGTGCAGTGGCATCTTGCATCGCTACCCGATCGGGTGCAAAAAAGACATAATCTTTACTGCGTTTGTATTCTTTTAGGCTGGATTCAGGATGTAAATGGGTATATAATATCTTTTCTGTTAGTGTTAGCGGTTTTCCAAGATTTTTGCGTATTTCCGCTACTTTTCTTGAAAAATTTGCATAATGTGTTTTTAACATTTCAATATCAAAAGGAATACTTGCCATAAACAAATTTATTTTTTAGGATTTTGCCGCAATATTAATTGATTCTTCAGAAACAACAAAGCAGAATTATTTGATCCAACAAGAAGATGCTTATTATTAGACACTTGAATGGCTTTAAGATCTTTTACATCATCTGGGAGGAAGATTCCGGATTCTTGAACAGATAAAGGTTTATAATTAAATGGATCCTTTGTTCCTTTTAAAAATAACCCAACAGAGGCATCCGCCCTTGTTGTTTCAATTTCTGAACCAAACTGATTTCCAACAATTACGATATCATTTTTTTGATCATTATCAAAATCATAACAAACGATACCCTGGATAGTTGAAAATTGTGCCTCCATGGGTAATGGAATTATTTCAAAATGTGATTTATTATTTTTTATAATTACACTTTCAAACAATTTAGCTTCATAATGCAATGCATTTTTAATTTCTTCTCCATAAATGTCACTTAAATTTGCATTTGCAAAAGAATTATAGTCTGGAAATTTTTTGGCAATTTCCGGCACTTGTTCGGATGAACATTGGCGGCCTCTGACAGGTACCATTTGCTTTCCGTTCAATTTAGCCAATACAATGTCATAGGTTCCATTTTGATCATAATCATCACAAAATATGTGAAATGGTTTTTCAGGACTCGCATGAAATTTATAGTTCAATCCTAAGTTTCCAACCATAAAGTCGAGATCACCATCTTTATCTAAATCTTCGGCAACAATTCGATTCCACCAACCTTCCGTGTTTTCAGTTCCGTATTTTTTTGCATCTGATTTAATTAATTTTGCATTTTGATTTTCAAAAACAGTAATGGGCATCCATTCCCCTACAACGATCAACTCGGGTTTTGAATCGCCATCCAATGGTGCCCATACAGCAGAGGTCACCATGCCACAATTTCTGAGGTCTTTTGCTTTTACATCTGTTACATCCGTAAAGCTTCCTTTTCCATTGTTTTCAAATAAATAGCTGACTGGAGCATATGGATATTTATCTGGTATTGTTCGACCTCCTCTGAATAAATCTAAGTCACCATCTTCATCATAATCTGAAAACGCAACACAAGAACCACTGGATGTTGTGATCGGTAATGCATTTACTGCTTTTTTAAAATTTCCTTTACCATCATTCAAATATATTCGATCCTGATAAATAGCATTTTTTTCAGCTGCTTCTGTGCCACCTGAAACAACATAAAGATCAAGGTCTTGATCCCCATCAATATCAGCAAATGCAGATCCCATATCTTCATAATCCCGATCCTCAATAAAATTTTGATTTACTTTTAGTTGAAATTTATTTTCTGTATTTTGAATATACAGTGCACTGGGTTGGCCATGAGCATTTCCGACATAAAAATCTTCGAGACCATCCCCATTTACATCGGCTACAGAAATAAATGGACCAATACGACTTAGTTGATGGGGCAATAATTGCTGAGAATGATAATCGTCGAATCTGTTTTCAGTATGAAAAAAAGGAGGAATAATGGATTCCTGGGTGGACTCCATAAATAGCGATGCAATGGGATTTGAAATCTCCTGTTTCGCTTTTGATTCTTGATATTTTATAGTAATCGTTTGATTTGTTTTTACATTTACTAAGAGGCTTTCTTTTTTGTCGTACCATATTATTTTAACACTATCTATGATGGTTTCTGTACCTAATCCAAAATGAAAGATAGGCTCGCAACTTGAAATATAACCCCGACTAACCCGTAATTGCTGATACTGCATTTGATCTTTATAATATAGGTATGCTTTTGCACCGTATGCAAATTTATTTTTCTCAGAACCCTCTGCTTTAATTCGCAAATAATTCAAATTTTTTGAACTTCGATTTTCATATAGAAATGCGGGATCATCAATATTATTTACGACAATATCCAGGTCACCATCATTGTCTAAATCTCCCATAGCTGCTCCATTTGAAAAACTAAGTTCTTCCATACCCCAATCTTTCATCACCTTTTTAAAACGAAGATTTTGTTGATTTTGAAAAACATAATTGACCAATTTTACTTCCGGTAATAATTCTAATCCTTTTTGAAAATTGTCGATTTTGTTTTTTTTCATGAATTCACCCAATTTTGGTTGGGCATCCCGATCATATACATCCCGTTTAAATCCATTGGTAACATATAGATCTTTCCAGCCATCATTATCCAAATCATAGATTAAAGCAGACCAGGACCAATCTGTTTTTTCTACACCAGCTAATTGGCTAATATCCGTAAAGAATCCATTGCCGTGATTATACTGTAAGATATTATGCATATACTGATTTGCAAAACCTTCGTTTTTAAGTTTTTCAAAAAATGCGGGTTGCATTTGTGGCATGGAAGTTTTAGATCGTTTGTAATCTTCCGGTCTCATTTCAACAACAAAAATTTCATCTTTCGCGTCATTATTTATATCACCAAAGTCACTGCCCATAGAAAAGAAGGAAACGTGATTGCAAACATCCTGAACACTTTGTCGGAATTTTCCATTTCCAAAATTTACATAAAAATAATCATGTTCTGCAAAATCATTCGCTACATAAATATCATCCCAACCATCATCATTTACATCTCCGGTACAAACACTTAAACCATAACCATAATTTGGATAAATACCAGCTTCTTTACTGACATCTGTAAATGTAAAGTCGCCATTATTCCGATATAATTTGTCGGTTGTTTTAAGGTCTATAATATTTTCTAATTGTTTCTGTTTTACCTCTATTATTTCATCATCACTAATGGGCCATTTGTTTGGACGATTGCTTACATATAAATCTAAATCACCATCATTGTCGTAATCAAAAAATGAACTAGCTATAGAAAATCCAGGATCATCGATTTTATAATAACGGGCTTCTTCTTTAAATTGTAAATTCTTTTGATTTACAAATAATAAATTTGAATTTAGATTTGGATCATCTATAAATCCACCTCTGGTAATATAAATATCCAGATAACCATCCTGGTTTATATCTACAAAAGTGATTCCGTTTTTCCATCCTCCAAAAGCAGCAATTCCAGACGACTCTGAAATATCTTCAAACCTTAGATTGCCTTTGTTCAAATACAGTTTATCAGGTACCTGGTTTCCAACAAAATAGAGATCTTGTAAACCATCATTATTAATATCGCCGATACCTACACCAGCACCATTATACATATAATTGAATTTAAAAGCATTCAATTCCTTGGTTTCTGTCAGTTTATTGTTAAACTGAACACCTGTTTCCTGGGGTGTTTTTAGAGAAAATAATTTTCCAGGTAGGTTTATGGTATTGTCATTTTTGCAACTTGTAAAATACATTCCTACAAGTCCAAAAAGCATCCATTGGAAATCGCTATTTCTTAAAATTTTAATATTCATTTGTTATTTTTGAAAAAAACGAGCGCAGAATTATTTGCACTTGCGAGAAAATGTATTTGATTATTACTTCGAATAGATTTTATATCTTTAATATCATTGGGTATAAAAATACCAGATTGCAATACTGGAATAACTGAAAACATAGCCTTGCTTTTTGTGCCTTTTAAAAATAAGCCAATGGAAGCATCCGCTCTGGTGGTTTCTATTTCAGCCTGAAATAAGTTACCACCAAGAACCAGGTCTAATATACCATCCTGATCAAAATCTTCGATTGCAATTCCTTGTATTGTTGAAAATTGAGCTTCCAGTGGTAAGGGTATAATTTCAAAACTTGTACCATTGTTTTTCAGAATTATACTCTCAAACAATTTAGCTTCATAATGAAGCGATGTTTTTAAACCTTCTCCATAAATATCATGGACACTTGCATTTGCATAAGAATTATAACTGGGAAAATTTTTTGCAATCGAAGGAACTTGTTCAGAAGAACATTGGCGTCCTCGTATGGGGACCATTTGTCCGCCATTATATTTTGCTAATACAATATCAAAAGTTCCGTTTTTATCAAAATCATCACAATATATTTGAAATGGTTTTTCTACACTTGCATGGAATTTGTAATTCATTCCTAAGTTACCTAAAACAAAATCGAGATCACCATCCTGGTCCAGATCTGCAGTAACAATTCGATTCCACCAACCTTCTGTATTGTTTAAACCATATTTATCTTGTTTGACTTTCGTAAGCGCGCCTCCACTATTTTCAAAAATTGTAATCGGCATCCATTCTCCTACTATAATTAACTCGGGATTTTTATCTCCATTTAAGGAAGCCCAAACTGCAGAAGTTACCATTCCAATTTTTCTTAAGCCGGAGGCTTTTTGATCGGTGACATCCGTAAAAATACCCTTTCCGTTATTTTCTAATAAATAGGAATCAGGCGCATATGGATATTGATCTGGAATACAACGACCGCCTCTGAATAAATCTATATCTCCATCACCATCGATATCTGCTGCAATTACACAGGATCCACTCGAGCTTATTTTTGGTAGTGATTTTTCAGATTTAGAAAAAGTTCCTTTACCATCATTAAGATAAAGTCGATCTTGATAAATTGGATGTTCTTTTGAAAATTCTGTTCCACCGGAAACAACATACAAATCCAGGTCGCCATCTCCTTCTGCATCAAAGAAGCACGAACCGTAATCCTTGTATTTTATATCCGTTTCAAAGGCTGAATTTTTTACAGGTGTAAATGTGTTTTCATTTGTTTGAATATAAACCTGACCTGCTTGATTATGTGCTTTCCCAATATAAAAGTCTTCTTTTCCATCACGATTTATATCGGCAACGGAAATATGTGGACCCGTTTTGCTTAAAGAATGCGGAAGTAATTTTTGGTTATAATAATCATCAAAATTATTTTCGCGATGAAAAAATGGAGGAATTATTGTCTTTTCAGTTTGTTCTTCAAATTGAGGATTTATTTTAGGTTTTGGATTTGAATTTACGTTTGAATTTATATAACGAATGGTCAACAGCTGATTAGCTTTTGTGTTTTTTATTTGCTGAACCTTTCCATCTGTCCATTCAACTTCTATAAGATCAACTTGTGTAATATCATCCAGTCCAAAATGTACAAAGGGTTCGCAAGAAGAAAGATAGCCTCTAAAGGTTTTGAATTGCTGATATTGAATTTTGTCGCCAGTATGAATCGTCACTTTAGCTCCGATGCCTGTTCGATTTGTTTCAGGGCCATCCAGTTTTATCCGTAAATAATTTTTATGTTCATTCAAATTATTTCGATATACAAAAGCCGGGTCATTAATATTATTTACAACCAAATCTAAATCTCCATCATTATCCAAATCTCCAAATGCTGCTCCGTTTGAAAAACTAGTTTGATCCATACCCCATTCTTTCATCATTTTTTTAAAATGCAGGCTTTTATTATTTTGAAAAATGTAATTCACTAATTTTACAGAGGGTAAATATTTAAGTGCATCTTCAAGATGATGTACATAGTTATCGCTTTTCTTCAAAATACTATCCATTGTAATATTTCCATCACGGTCATATACATCTCGGAGATACCCATTGGTTACATAGATATCTTTAAAACCATCATTATCTAAATCAAAAATTAAAGCTGCCCACGACCAATCCGTTTTTTCAATTCCTGCCATTTGTGCAATGTCAGAAAAGAAGCCATTTCCGTGATTATATTGTAAAACATTATGCATGTATTGATCTGCAAATCCGCGATTTCGAAGGTCATAAAAAAATTCCGGTTGCATTGGTGGCATAGCAGTTTTGGAGCGCTTATAATCTTCCGGACGCATTTCAACAACGAATATTTCTTCTAAGCCATCATTATTGATATCTCCAAAATCCGCACCCATCGCATAATAAGGTACATGATTGCAAACATCTTTTGCACTTTCTCGAAACGTACCATTGCCCATATTAATGTAGAAGTAATCATTTTCAATAAAGTCATTGGCAACATATAAATCCTGAGTACCATCTTTATTAATATCTCCTGCAATGGCAGCTAAACCGTATGCATAACTTGGATAAATGCCTGCTTCTTTGGATACATCAATAAATTTAATGCCATCATTGCGATATAAATGATGAGAAGTCAATGGATCAATTTTTGTTTTTTGTAATTCTTTTGCTTTAACTAATTCTTCTGTATTGATACCCCAATGGTCAGGGCGATTTGTAAGGTATAAGTCTAAATCATTGTCATTATCATAATCAAAAAAAGTTGCCGCTATACTATACCCTGGATCATCTATACCATAAATTGCTGCTTCTTCTTTAAATGTTAGATTTTTTTGATTTACCAAAAGTAAATTTCGATTTTTAACAGGATCATTTTTAAAACCACCGCGTGTAATATAAATATCCTGATATCCATCATTATTGATATCAACTATTGTAATTCCACTTCTCCAGCCTTCATTTTTTGCGATGCCAGCGTTTTCAGAAATGTCTTCAAATGTTAAGTTTCCTTTATTAAGATACAATTTATCTGGAACCTGATTTCCAACGAAATAGACATCTTGTAATCCATCATTATTGAAATCGGCAATCCCGGTACCAGCGCCATTGTAAATATAATTAAAATTGTATATGTATTCTTCCTGGGTTTCGGTGATCTGATTAGCAAAATCAATGCCCGTTTCCTTAGGCATTAAAAGGCTAAATAGGGGTCCTTCCAATTTTTGATCAGACCTTTTTTTGCAGGCCATATTACAACAAAACAGGAATCCAATACAGCTTAAAGTGCTGATTATTAGATTTTTTTTCATTATGAAAATAATTTATATAAATGATTCGTTTTCAATTGATTGGACTGCAAAATACGCTGGGTTTTCGAGACAACCAAAGGATGTATGCAGGACCGGTTTGAAAGACTCCTCTACATTGCCTTATGAGTATCTACTTCAGGCTTATTTGGATATGCAAAGAGACTCTATTAAATCATTGTGAAAGAATCATTTTTGACTCCACTAGTCATGCTATTGACAAATTTAGTGGTCAATACAATTCTTGTACAAGATTCGATAATGAAACCTTGATTTCTTCGTTTGTATCTTTGAATTATGAAGCAACTCAGTTTATTTGTTTTAATCCTGTCATCCCTATTTCTATCTTGTTCAAAACAAGAAGTAGGAGATTTTCAACTGGAATATCGGATGAGCCTTGAATTGCCAGCAAATGCGAATCCATTATTTACGCACGTATTTGAAAAAAACATTGCCTCCTCCTGGATTCAATTTTTAAAAGCAAACAACCTCGAAGATTCCGATATCAGAATGGTTCGACCAAGATCTGTAATCTTGTCACCAGCTATTGGCAATAATTTAAATTATGAAAATTTCGTAGAAGCCCATGTTAGTGTATATGATTTTCAAGACCCGGGTGGAATATTACAGATAGGAGATTTATATGAAATTATTGGCAGCCAGGACGAATTGATTTTTTTACCTGGTCTTGCAAATGTAAAAGACATTATTCGGCAAGCTGAGTTTATACTTAAATTAGAATTCAATGTACGAGCGATTCCAGGTTCACTTACGGAACATTATTTGATCGTTCAATTTGATGTTTTTAGGAATTAATTATAAAGTTTTCTGTTGAAATTTTAATTCTAAAATGCTTACTGTTTAGCATAAATTTTCATTTGAAAGTTAAAGCTGTCCAGATTTTGACGCTCTAACTTATTGAACCCTTCAAATTGATACGCTTTGAAATTTAGGAAATGAGGCCAGGAATTTATTAAATTATAATTTTTATCAACAATAAATGGGTGATACTTAATTGGATCATTTACTGGATAAAAGTAACATAGATTTATAGCCAGAATATTTTGTGTTTCATGCTTGCTTTGCAAATCATTTGATTTCATTCTAATTTCTTTTGACGCAGGAATTTTTGACCAAGCATTTTCGTATTCACAAACAGTTTCCAGCGCTGTTACAATTTGGGAATTGTACAAGCTCCAATAAATGTCTCTTGGGTAACTTATGGATGCATAATTTTTAAAACAAACTGCAAAGTTTAAAATGAACACCGAAGAAAGTAAAAGCCAAACAAATTTTTGAATTGATTTAAACTTGCCTATTATTTCATTTATTGAATAGACGGAAAGAATACAAACAAAAGGAATATACTGATGTATTAGTCTACCATAAAACAATACTTTATTTTGATAAAATCCAAAATAGGCATAGATTAAAAACAGCAAGATTAAGGGAATAAAAATGAATTCGGTATACTTTTTAGAATTGTCAATTCCGGAAATTATTTTTTTAAGAATGAGTATAAAATATAAGCACAATCCTATTAATAAGATAATGCCACCTGGTCCTTCAACTTCTATTAAATATTTTTGTAAAAACGAAAAGGATTCATCAAAGGAACCTTGCGTAATTGTCTTTGATAAATTTAAGGCTTCCTGGAGATAGGATTGACTTCCGAGTCTTGCAAATATTTCAACAAATAGGAGGCAACATACGCAAGTTAAAATAAAGTAAAAACCATAAATTAATCTGGCTGTTAATGTTTGCTTATTTATAGTATTGAATAGGAATAGCCAAAAATTGTAAATGTA from Saprospiraceae bacterium carries:
- a CDS encoding VCBS repeat-containing protein, translating into MNIKILRNSDFQWMLFGLVGMYFTSCKNDNTINLPGKLFSLKTPQETGVQFNNKLTETKELNAFKFNYMYNGAGVGIGDINNDGLQDLYFVGNQVPDKLYLNKGNLRFEDISESSGIAAFGGWKNGITFVDINQDGYLDIYITRGGFIDDPNLNSNLLFVNQKNLQFKEEARYYKIDDPGFSIASSFFDYDNDGDLDLYVSNRPNKWPISDDEIIEVKQKQLENIIDLKTTDKLYRNNGDFTFTDVSKEAGIYPNYGYGLSVCTGDVNDDGWDDIYVANDFAEHDYFYVNFGNGKFRQSVQDVCNHVSFFSMGSDFGDINNDAKDEIFVVEMRPEDYKRSKTSMPQMQPAFFEKLKNEGFANQYMHNILQYNHGNGFFTDISQLAGVEKTDWSWSALIYDLDNDGWKDLYVTNGFKRDVYDRDAQPKLGEFMKKNKIDNFQKGLELLPEVKLVNYVFQNQQNLRFKKVMKDWGMEELSFSNGAAMGDLDNDGDLDIVVNNIDDPAFLYENRSSKNLNYLRIKAEGSEKNKFAYGAKAYLYYKDQMQYQQLRVSRGYISSCEPIFHFGLGTETIIDSVKIIWYDKKESLLVNVKTNQTITIKYQESKAKQEISNPIASLFMESTQESIIPPFFHTENRFDDYHSQQLLPHQLSRIGPFISVADVNGDGLEDFYVGNAHGQPSALYIQNTENKFQLKVNQNFIEDRDYEDMGSAFADIDGDQDLDLYVVSGGTEAAEKNAIYQDRIYLNDGKGNFKKAVNALPITTSSGSCVAFSDYDEDGDLDLFRGGRTIPDKYPYAPVSYLFENNGKGSFTDVTDVKAKDLRNCGMVTSAVWAPLDGDSKPELIVVGEWMPITVFENQNAKLIKSDAKKYGTENTEGWWNRIVAEDLDKDGDLDFMVGNLGLNYKFHASPEKPFHIFCDDYDQNGTYDIVLAKLNGKQMVPVRGRQCSSEQVPEIAKKFPDYNSFANANLSDIYGEEIKNALHYEAKLFESVIIKNNKSHFEIIPLPMEAQFSTIQGIVCYDFDNDQKNDIVIVGNQFGSEIETTRADASVGLFLKGTKDPFNYKPLSVQESGIFLPDDVKDLKAIQVSNNKHLLVGSNNSALLFLKNQLILRQNPKK
- a CDS encoding VCBS repeat-containing protein; amino-acid sequence: MKKNLIISTLSCIGFLFCCNMACKKRSDQKLEGPLFSLLMPKETGIDFANQITETQEEYIYNFNYIYNGAGTGIADFNNDGLQDVYFVGNQVPDKLYLNKGNLTFEDISENAGIAKNEGWRSGITIVDINNDGYQDIYITRGGFKNDPVKNRNLLLVNQKNLTFKEEAAIYGIDDPGYSIAATFFDYDNDNDLDLYLTNRPDHWGINTEELVKAKELQKTKIDPLTSHHLYRNDGIKFIDVSKEAGIYPSYAYGLAAIAGDINKDGTQDLYVANDFIENDYFYINMGNGTFRESAKDVCNHVPYYAMGADFGDINNDGLEEIFVVEMRPEDYKRSKTAMPPMQPEFFYDLRNRGFADQYMHNVLQYNHGNGFFSDIAQMAGIEKTDWSWAALIFDLDNDGFKDIYVTNGYLRDVYDRDGNITMDSILKKSDNYVHHLEDALKYLPSVKLVNYIFQNNKSLHFKKMMKEWGMDQTSFSNGAAFGDLDNDGDLDLVVNNINDPAFVYRNNLNEHKNYLRIKLDGPETNRTGIGAKVTIHTGDKIQYQQFKTFRGYLSSCEPFVHFGLDDITQVDLIEVEWTDGKVQQIKNTKANQLLTIRYINSNVNSNPKPKINPQFEEQTEKTIIPPFFHRENNFDDYYNQKLLPHSLSKTGPHISVADINRDGKEDFYIGKAHNQAGQVYIQTNENTFTPVKNSAFETDIKYKDYGSCFFDAEGDGDLDLYVVSGGTEFSKEHPIYQDRLYLNDGKGTFSKSEKSLPKISSSGSCVIAADIDGDGDIDLFRGGRCIPDQYPYAPDSYLLENNGKGIFTDVTDQKASGLRKIGMVTSAVWASLNGDKNPELIIVGEWMPITIFENSGGALTKVKQDKYGLNNTEGWWNRIVTADLDQDGDLDFVLGNLGMNYKFHASVEKPFQIYCDDFDKNGTFDIVLAKYNGGQMVPIRGRQCSSEQVPSIAKNFPSYNSYANASVHDIYGEGLKTSLHYEAKLFESIILKNNGTSFEIIPLPLEAQFSTIQGIAIEDFDQDGILDLVLGGNLFQAEIETTRADASIGLFLKGTKSKAMFSVIPVLQSGIFIPNDIKDIKSIRSNNQIHFLASANNSALVFFKNNK
- a CDS encoding aconitate hydratase, which encodes MPFDIEMLKTHYANFSRKVAEIRKNLGKPLTLTEKILYTHLHPESSLKEYKRSKDYVFFAPDRVAMQDATAQMALLQFMTCGKSRTSVPTTVHCDHLILAEHGASNDLATSNIVNEEVFKFLESISNKYGIGFWKPGSGIIHQIVLENYAFPGGMMIGTDSHTPNAGGLGMIAIGVGGADAVDVMSGMPWELKMPKLIGIHLKGKLSGWTSSKDVILKVAGILTVKGGTGAIVEYFGEGARSLSCTGKGTICNMGAEIGATTSTFGYDESMGRYLRSTGRKEVADLCDLIATELTGDAACYENPENYFDQVIEIDLNTLEPHINGPYTPDLAWPLSEFAKAVRENNYPEKLDVGLIGSCTNSSYEDLSRAASLAQQAVSKKLKVKSEYTVTPGSELIRYTVERDAILEQFEKMGGVILANACGPCIGQWKRHMDDPNRKNSIITSFNRNFSKRNDGNSSTHAFVASPEIVTALAIAGSLTFNPITDYLTNEEGQLVKLDPPIGVELPVFGFEVKDAGFQAPASDGQNVQIVVNPTSKRLQLLAPFEPILESELKEMRILIKAKGKCTTDHISMAGPWLEFRGHLENISNNCFIGALNAYNGESNRVLNLTNNEYMAVPDSARLYKKENIGTVVFGEENYGEGSSREHAAMEPRYLGVKAVIVKSFARIHETNLKKQGMLALTFLNPQDYDKIRQDDLVEIQGLQNMTPTSTFTVILKHSDHTQENFEVIHTYNQQQIQWVQEGSALNKIRRELSAS